Proteins encoded in a region of the Halioglobus maricola genome:
- a CDS encoding patatin-like phospholipase family protein — MAARALAIHMGREAAQAIERDGWTPALFSLLLGASGGPKCFILAGLDRYLFNDFLQRSDAPLSTLGSSIGSWRHACLAQDDPAAAVDRMIHHYMHQSYSSARPGPEEISAGSLQILDAILGERGAQTIANHPRIRSHIVTARGRGAAGSRSSALLATGMGAAALGNTVSRKWLRHSFQRVVFHNSETPETGLSFPDFDTAYTRLQADNVAPALHASGSIPFVLTGERDIPGAPQGQYWDGGIIDYHFDLEQYHGDGLILYPHFSANIVPGWFDKFLPWRKAPIDDARRLVLLCPDERFVAGLPEGKIPDRSDFTRMSEEARISYWQACVEAAGAMAEEFASLVEGSDPLAGVKVYT, encoded by the coding sequence GTGGCGGCTAGAGCCCTGGCGATACATATGGGCAGGGAAGCGGCTCAAGCCATCGAACGGGATGGCTGGACCCCGGCTCTCTTCAGCCTCTTGCTCGGCGCATCCGGCGGTCCAAAGTGTTTTATCCTGGCAGGCCTGGACCGATACCTGTTTAACGATTTCCTGCAGCGCAGCGATGCCCCCCTGAGCACCCTGGGCTCCTCAATCGGCTCATGGCGCCACGCTTGTCTGGCGCAGGACGACCCGGCCGCTGCGGTAGATCGAATGATCCACCACTACATGCACCAGAGCTATAGTTCTGCCCGGCCCGGGCCGGAAGAAATCAGCGCCGGCAGTCTGCAAATTCTGGATGCGATCCTGGGTGAACGCGGAGCGCAAACCATCGCCAATCACCCCCGTATCCGCAGCCATATTGTTACCGCGAGGGGTCGCGGTGCCGCCGGCAGCCGTTCCAGTGCACTGCTGGCCACCGGCATGGGGGCGGCGGCACTGGGGAATACTGTGAGCCGAAAGTGGCTGCGACACTCCTTCCAGAGAGTGGTCTTTCACAACAGCGAGACACCGGAAACCGGCCTCTCATTCCCGGATTTCGATACCGCCTACACTCGCCTGCAAGCTGACAATGTCGCACCCGCCCTGCACGCAAGCGGCTCGATACCTTTTGTTCTCACCGGCGAGCGCGATATACCCGGCGCACCACAGGGTCAGTACTGGGACGGCGGCATCATCGACTACCACTTCGATCTGGAGCAGTATCACGGCGACGGCTTGATTCTCTACCCGCACTTCAGCGCGAATATTGTGCCCGGTTGGTTCGACAAGTTTTTGCCCTGGCGCAAAGCGCCCATCGACGACGCGAGGCGCCTGGTATTGCTGTGCCCCGATGAGCGTTTCGTTGCTGGACTGCCCGAGGGCAAGATACCCGACCGATCCGATTTCACACGCATGAGTGAGGAGGCAAGGATCAGCTACTGGCAAGCCTGTGTGGAAGCGGCCGGCGCTATGGCGGAGGAATTCGCCTCTCTGGTGGAGGGCTCCGACCCGCTGGCCGGAGTAAAGGTGTATACCTAG
- a CDS encoding polyhydroxyalkanoic acid system family protein, with amino-acid sequence MAGFRITKPYTMPKDDVRAAAEGLAESLARDHGVRSRWDGDKVRIKGAGVDGQLSFHDGLIDVSVKLGLLASMFEGPLRKEVQRYLDEHVS; translated from the coding sequence ATGGCCGGTTTCCGCATAACCAAACCCTATACCATGCCCAAGGACGACGTGCGCGCTGCGGCGGAAGGCCTCGCTGAGAGCCTTGCCCGCGATCACGGGGTGCGCTCGCGCTGGGATGGTGACAAGGTGCGCATTAAGGGGGCCGGGGTAGATGGGCAGCTCTCGTTTCACGACGGATTGATCGATGTGTCAGTGAAGTTGGGTCTGCTGGCCTCCATGTTTGAGGGCCCGTTGCGCAAGGAAGTACAGCGCTACCTCGACGAACACGTCAGCTAG
- a CDS encoding acetyl-CoA acetyltransferase yields the protein MNPNTPVLVGVSAVQQKNADFNKAEEAIALMERAVRDAAQDAGSADLLTSADEILVPKGIWGYSDPARLVARAIGADRATTVLAEIGVSQQTLLTRACQRIADGEISVAVVVGGEAKYRSLCAAKAGAEAEETIQQDEEPDLSLHPEAEIWSEVESAAGLGMPVGYYAMMDSALRYKQGLTPDEHRAQMGAMYARFSEIAAENPDAWSDAPVTAEEIVEPGPGNRMLAFPYAKYHNSQWNVDQAAGLIFCNVATAERLGIPRSQWVFPRAFAEANFMSVVASRGDLGGCPGFRLSGRAAAARAGVDFDNIKLRELYSCFPLAVRSQLHEFGMSGEGDLSVTGAMPFGGGPLNNFVYQATVRMAQLLRQQPDETGLVTTVSSFLTKQGVALWSCDPGESDWGFDDVTAQVEAELDVREIVADVQSEATVAGYTVLYQGSNPWRGVAVFDLDDGRRTVAYSEDATLMARMEQEEVVGQVFTLVDNQFS from the coding sequence ATGAACCCCAATACTCCCGTTCTGGTCGGCGTTAGCGCCGTCCAGCAGAAAAATGCTGACTTCAATAAAGCGGAGGAGGCTATTGCGCTGATGGAGCGCGCGGTGCGCGATGCAGCTCAGGATGCAGGCAGCGCAGACTTGCTCACCAGCGCAGACGAAATTCTCGTGCCCAAGGGTATCTGGGGCTACAGCGACCCTGCTCGGCTTGTCGCCCGGGCGATCGGGGCCGATCGGGCCACCACTGTTTTGGCGGAGATTGGTGTATCGCAGCAGACTCTGCTCACGCGAGCCTGCCAGCGCATCGCTGACGGAGAAATTTCGGTAGCGGTGGTTGTGGGTGGCGAGGCCAAGTACCGCAGCCTGTGTGCCGCCAAGGCCGGAGCGGAAGCCGAGGAGACCATACAGCAGGATGAAGAGCCCGACCTCAGCCTGCACCCGGAAGCTGAGATCTGGTCTGAGGTGGAGTCTGCCGCCGGCCTGGGTATGCCGGTCGGTTACTACGCAATGATGGACAGTGCGCTGCGTTACAAGCAGGGCCTTACCCCGGATGAACACAGAGCCCAGATGGGGGCGATGTACGCGCGCTTCAGTGAGATAGCGGCTGAGAATCCCGATGCCTGGAGTGATGCGCCGGTCACCGCCGAGGAGATCGTCGAGCCGGGCCCTGGCAACCGAATGTTGGCCTTTCCCTATGCGAAATATCACAACAGTCAGTGGAACGTTGACCAGGCCGCGGGCCTGATTTTTTGCAACGTTGCCACCGCGGAACGCCTGGGCATTCCTCGTTCACAATGGGTGTTCCCCAGAGCCTTCGCGGAAGCGAATTTCATGTCGGTGGTGGCGAGCCGGGGTGACCTCGGCGGTTGCCCTGGCTTCCGCCTCTCCGGCCGGGCCGCAGCGGCGCGAGCGGGGGTCGATTTTGACAATATCAAGCTGCGTGAATTGTATTCCTGTTTCCCGCTGGCGGTCCGGTCCCAGTTACATGAATTCGGCATGTCCGGTGAGGGCGACCTCTCGGTGACGGGGGCTATGCCGTTTGGCGGCGGACCACTGAATAACTTTGTATATCAGGCGACCGTCCGCATGGCCCAGTTGTTGCGGCAGCAGCCTGACGAGACCGGCCTGGTAACGACAGTCAGCAGTTTCCTGACCAAGCAGGGGGTGGCACTGTGGTCCTGTGACCCGGGAGAGAGTGACTGGGGCTTTGACGATGTCACAGCGCAGGTCGAGGCCGAGCTGGACGTCCGGGAGATCGTTGCAGATGTGCAGTCTGAGGCAACTGTCGCCGGTTATACCGTGCTTTATCAAGGCAGCAACCCTTGGCGCGGTGTTGCGGTGTTCGATCTGGATGACGGCCGTCGCACTGTGGCCTATTCCGAGGACGCCACACTGATGGCGCGGATGGAGCAAGAGGAGGTGGTTGGCCAGGTGTTTACCCTGGTGGATAACCAGTTCAGTTAG